The following are from one region of the Abiotrophia defectiva ATCC 49176 genome:
- a CDS encoding aldo/keto reductase: MKTLNLGGQLAGASAIALGCMRMDSLSLADSQKVLATCQDLGINFFDHADIYGKGQSESRFGQAWTGLGLARQDLLIQSKCGLADVWSNYHFDFSKAHIIQAVEGSLKRLQTDYLDVLALHRPDALMEPEEVAEAFHDLHQAGKVRYFGVSNQNPGQISLLSSYLDQSLIVNQLEFGPAHTVLLDASLNVNTKDSESINRDGDVLNYCRLHQVTVQAWSPFQVDLHQGPYMLHPDYQDLRDCLASLALSYGVSSDALALAWILRHPAKMQVLVGSMQPWRLVDLAQACRIDVSREDWYRIYKAGGNRLP, encoded by the coding sequence ATGAAGACCTTAAACTTAGGAGGTCAGCTAGCAGGGGCAAGTGCCATTGCCTTAGGTTGTATGCGTATGGATAGCCTAAGCTTGGCTGACAGCCAAAAGGTCCTAGCAACCTGCCAGGACCTAGGGATTAATTTCTTCGACCATGCTGATATTTATGGCAAGGGTCAATCTGAATCACGTTTTGGCCAAGCCTGGACAGGCCTCGGCCTAGCTCGCCAGGACCTCTTAATCCAATCCAAATGTGGCTTGGCCGATGTCTGGTCTAACTACCATTTCGATTTCTCCAAAGCCCACATTATCCAAGCGGTGGAAGGCAGCCTCAAGCGACTTCAAACAGATTACCTAGACGTCTTGGCCCTGCATCGGCCAGATGCCTTGATGGAACCGGAAGAAGTAGCCGAGGCCTTCCATGACCTTCATCAGGCGGGTAAAGTCCGCTACTTTGGCGTCAGCAACCAGAATCCAGGACAAATAAGTCTCTTGTCTTCTTACTTAGATCAATCCCTCATTGTCAATCAGTTGGAATTTGGGCCAGCCCACACGGTGCTTTTAGATGCTAGCTTGAATGTCAACACCAAAGACTCGGAAAGTATCAATCGTGATGGTGATGTCCTCAATTATTGTCGCCTTCATCAGGTAACCGTTCAGGCTTGGTCGCCTTTCCAAGTGGATTTACACCAAGGCCCCTATATGTTACATCCAGACTATCAGGACTTAAGGGATTGTTTAGCTAGCTTGGCTTTAAGCTATGGTGTCAGCTCGGATGCCTTGGCTCTAGCTTGGATTCTACGCCATCCTGCTAAAATGCAAGTCTTAGTAGGTTCCATGCAGCCTTGGCGCTTAGTGGATTTGGCGCAAGCCTGTCGCATTGACGTCAGTCGTGAGGACTGGTATCGTATCTATAAAGCGGGGGGCAATCGGCTCCCATAA
- a CDS encoding nucleotide disphospho-sugar-binding domain-containing protein: MKIAWFCIPAQGHTNPTLGLVRYVVEAGHQVTYFSFERFRQAIQATGAQFVACDDYGDFDLGLDERESSDRSGKDLAFATHLLVQSTLALEGPTLEALKELQPDLVVGDSMATWAKLLAKKLGLPYVCSNTTFAFNKESSRYMRQSIWALLKLLWSTPSINRELNRLRERGYEIGSVLDLIQNDEATPTMVYTSPYFQPCWDSFGSNYRFIGPSIRPVEKPYPKTRAKTIYVSLGTVVHNEDFYHAVIEAFRDLPDYQVIIALGQSELSDWQDLPDHIEIHDRVDQMAVLAIADVFMTHCGMNSASEGLYHQVPLILCPQTPEQGAVAKRTAELGAGYWLKLMTPATIRHAVLTVLEEPHYRDAAGRVAKSFKASGGYQEALAFMEQVAQNT; this comes from the coding sequence ATGAAAATTGCATGGTTCTGTATACCAGCTCAAGGCCATACCAATCCAACTCTAGGTTTGGTGCGCTATGTAGTGGAAGCCGGGCACCAGGTAACTTATTTTTCCTTTGAGCGCTTCAGACAAGCCATTCAGGCGACAGGTGCTCAATTTGTGGCTTGCGATGACTATGGGGATTTCGACTTGGGGCTAGATGAGCGTGAGAGCTCAGACCGCTCGGGCAAGGACTTAGCTTTTGCCACACATTTGTTAGTCCAATCTACCTTGGCGCTTGAAGGGCCAACTCTCGAGGCCTTGAAAGAACTCCAACCGGATCTAGTTGTGGGGGACTCGATGGCAACCTGGGCCAAGCTCTTGGCTAAGAAATTGGGTCTACCTTATGTTTGCTCCAATACGACCTTTGCCTTCAATAAGGAGTCCTCACGTTATATGAGGCAGAGTATCTGGGCCTTATTGAAATTGCTCTGGTCCACGCCAAGTATTAATCGCGAGCTCAATCGCTTGCGGGAGCGAGGCTATGAAATTGGTAGTGTCCTAGACCTAATTCAAAATGATGAGGCAACGCCTACCATGGTCTATACTTCCCCTTACTTTCAACCATGTTGGGATAGTTTTGGCTCCAACTATCGCTTTATTGGGCCATCAATTCGACCGGTTGAAAAACCTTATCCTAAGACACGAGCCAAGACCATCTACGTGTCCTTGGGGACAGTCGTTCATAATGAGGACTTCTATCATGCCGTAATAGAAGCCTTCAGGGATTTGCCGGACTATCAAGTCATCATAGCTTTAGGCCAGAGTGAGCTTAGTGACTGGCAGGACCTACCTGACCATATCGAAATTCACGATCGAGTCGATCAAATGGCAGTATTGGCCATTGCGGATGTCTTTATGACCCACTGTGGCATGAACTCTGCCTCAGAAGGACTCTATCATCAGGTACCCCTTATTCTCTGCCCCCAAACGCCTGAACAAGGAGCCGTAGCCAAACGGACTGCTGAATTGGGAGCCGGTTACTGGCTCAAGCTCATGACACCAGCCACCATTCGGCATGCCGTCCTAACCGTTTTGGAAGAGCCTCATTATCGTGATGCAGCGGGACGTGTGGCCAAGAGTTTTAAGGCCAGTGGTGGTTATCAAGAAGCCCTTGCCTTTATGGAGCAAGTGGCCCAAAACACTTAA
- a CDS encoding beta-galactosidase — protein sequence MTQFEIRDQFYLDGQPFKILSGAIQYFRLHPDQWEDTLYNLKALGYNTVETYIPWNLHEPHEGVFEDSGLLDFKAYFDLVSRMGLHLIVRPCPYICAEFDFGGLPAWLLNYPGMRYRTYDQAFLSKVAAYYDWLLPQLVPYQFTHGGPILMMQVENEYGSYAEDKDYLRAVAQMMRDRGIDVPLFTSDGTWIEALESGTLIEDDIFVTGNFGSDAPGNTQALQAFFDRHGKQWPLMCTEFWDGWFNRWNEPIVRRDPEDLAHDVKEMMAVGSVNLFLLRGGTNFGFINGCSARKHRDLPQVTSYDFDAPINEWGQPTAKYYAVQRVTHELFPDLPQFEPRSRQARAYGTYPVLGWADLLEVADQLGTGQEVDYPLAMEALGQHYGYTLYRTRVAHHGHPERLKIINAHDRVQVFIQGKHLVTQYREDIGDEVLFDTDQATAQVDVLVENMGRVNYGFKLNSPTQSKGIKGGVMINHQFRKGFRQYALEFKPDMLAAVSYHEGPRPTQAESPHFYRFEVEMDQIQDTFIDCSAYGKGCVCVNGFNLGRYWSQGPIQYLYVPSGFLKAHNEFVVFETESVPVESLNLVDQPVYRPEEGEAEA from the coding sequence ATGACACAGTTCGAAATTCGTGACCAATTCTATTTAGACGGTCAGCCCTTCAAAATCTTGTCAGGAGCAATCCAGTATTTTCGTCTGCATCCAGATCAATGGGAAGACACCCTCTACAATCTCAAGGCGCTAGGTTACAATACCGTCGAGACTTACATCCCTTGGAATTTGCATGAGCCTCATGAAGGGGTCTTTGAAGACAGCGGTTTACTGGATTTCAAAGCCTACTTTGACCTAGTCAGCCGTATGGGACTTCACTTGATTGTCCGCCCCTGTCCCTATATTTGTGCGGAGTTTGATTTTGGGGGCCTGCCGGCTTGGTTGCTCAACTATCCCGGCATGCGATATCGCACCTATGATCAGGCCTTTCTGTCCAAGGTAGCGGCTTATTATGATTGGCTTCTACCACAGCTAGTACCTTATCAGTTCACTCATGGGGGCCCCATCTTGATGATGCAAGTCGAAAACGAGTATGGTTCCTATGCAGAAGACAAAGACTATTTACGGGCAGTGGCCCAAATGATGCGTGACCGGGGGATAGATGTGCCACTCTTTACCTCCGATGGCACCTGGATTGAAGCGCTAGAGTCCGGCACCTTGATTGAAGATGATATCTTTGTCACCGGTAACTTCGGCTCGGATGCACCGGGCAATACCCAAGCCCTCCAAGCCTTCTTCGACCGTCATGGCAAGCAATGGCCACTTATGTGCACGGAGTTCTGGGATGGTTGGTTCAACCGTTGGAATGAGCCTATTGTCCGCCGTGACCCAGAGGACTTGGCCCATGATGTTAAGGAAATGATGGCTGTCGGCAGTGTCAACCTCTTCCTCTTGCGAGGCGGGACCAACTTTGGCTTTATTAATGGCTGTTCTGCGCGCAAGCATCGGGATCTCCCGCAGGTCACTTCCTATGATTTCGATGCCCCAATTAATGAATGGGGCCAACCAACTGCCAAATATTATGCAGTTCAGCGGGTGACCCATGAGCTTTTCCCAGACTTACCTCAGTTTGAGCCGCGTAGCCGCCAGGCTAGAGCCTATGGCACCTATCCAGTGCTTGGCTGGGCCGACTTGTTAGAAGTCGCCGACCAGTTAGGAACCGGCCAAGAAGTGGACTACCCGCTAGCCATGGAAGCCTTGGGCCAACACTATGGTTATACTCTCTATCGGACGCGGGTCGCTCACCATGGCCATCCGGAACGACTTAAAATCATCAATGCTCATGACCGGGTTCAAGTCTTTATCCAAGGCAAGCATCTCGTGACCCAATACCGAGAAGACATTGGTGATGAAGTGCTCTTTGATACCGACCAGGCCACTGCTCAAGTTGATGTCTTGGTAGAAAATATGGGGCGCGTCAATTACGGCTTCAAACTCAATAGTCCAACCCAATCTAAGGGTATTAAGGGCGGAGTTATGATTAACCACCAGTTCCGCAAAGGCTTCAGACAATATGCTCTAGAATTCAAGCCAGACATGCTAGCAGCGGTTAGCTACCATGAAGGTCCGCGACCTACACAAGCAGAGAGTCCCCATTTCTATCGCTTCGAGGTTGAGATGGATCAGATTCAGGATACCTTTATTGATTGCTCTGCCTATGGTAAGGGTTGCGTCTGTGTCAATGGCTTCAACCTTGGCCGTTACTGGTCTCAGGGGCCTATCCAATACCTCTATGTTCCGTCAGGCTTCCTCAAGGCTCACAACGAGTTCGTGGTCTTTGAGACGGAGTCGGTGCCAGTAGAGAGCTTGAATTTAGTAGATCAGCCTGTTTATCGTCCAGAAGAAGGGGAGGCTGAGGCATGA
- a CDS encoding PTS sugar transporter subunit IIC yields MASLVDRWQERLMPIANKVGNQRFLVALRDSFIGTMPVIMAGSFALMINAFLADLPGQFGNTFIPQTFGWLIDINYILFKGSIPIVVFLFLFNFGVNIAKIYKVDTVSAGLVAVASYVITIANTVTQNFKLENVDSKALAGLLGDKLQGVAVQGEELAVTVRNAIPLDQIGAKGYFTGIIIGFVSVIIFCKVMNRNWTIKLPDSVPPAIVKPFLSIIPAAIAMYVVAIATYAFNQLTGELMITWVYKVLQAPLLNMSQSFLAVLIIVILNKIFWFFGLHGGNVLAPVMSSLFGVTMLANLEAYRAGTTIPYLWTDNSFGAFVWFDAIGLAISILWMARSRHLREVAKLGIFPMVFNIGEPVMYGVPIVLNPIMFIPFVLSPVLMVTVAYFATTMGLVAPVTQNVTWVMPPVLYGFFATAFDWRAIVLSLINIGISTAVYYPFVKIADKQQEMGA; encoded by the coding sequence TAGTCGATCGTTGGCAAGAGCGTCTGATGCCTATCGCCAACAAAGTCGGGAACCAACGGTTCCTTGTTGCACTTCGGGATTCCTTTATTGGGACCATGCCGGTTATTATGGCCGGATCATTCGCTCTCATGATTAATGCCTTTTTGGCGGATTTACCTGGCCAATTTGGCAATACCTTCATCCCGCAGACTTTTGGTTGGTTGATTGATATCAACTACATTCTCTTCAAAGGGTCTATCCCAATTGTTGTCTTCCTCTTTCTCTTTAACTTTGGTGTTAATATCGCCAAGATTTACAAGGTGGATACAGTCTCCGCTGGTTTGGTGGCTGTTGCTTCCTACGTCATTACCATTGCCAATACGGTAACGCAGAACTTTAAGCTAGAAAATGTTGACTCTAAGGCCTTAGCTGGACTTCTGGGCGATAAGCTACAAGGTGTAGCAGTTCAAGGGGAGGAATTAGCGGTTACGGTACGTAATGCCATTCCGCTTGACCAAATCGGGGCCAAGGGTTACTTTACAGGGATTATCATTGGTTTCGTATCGGTCATCATCTTCTGTAAGGTCATGAATCGGAACTGGACCATTAAGTTGCCAGATTCAGTACCACCTGCTATCGTTAAGCCATTCCTATCCATCATTCCGGCAGCCATTGCCATGTATGTAGTCGCCATTGCCACCTATGCCTTCAATCAATTGACCGGTGAATTGATGATTACCTGGGTTTATAAGGTCTTACAAGCGCCACTGCTTAATATGTCGCAAAGCTTCTTGGCTGTCCTCATTATTGTCATCTTAAACAAGATTTTCTGGTTCTTCGGCCTCCACGGCGGCAATGTCTTGGCGCCTGTTATGTCCAGTCTCTTCGGGGTGACCATGCTAGCCAACTTAGAAGCCTACCGCGCTGGTACCACTATTCCTTATCTATGGACAGATAACTCCTTCGGTGCCTTTGTCTGGTTTGATGCCATTGGCTTAGCTATCTCCATTCTCTGGATGGCACGTAGTCGTCATTTGCGTGAAGTGGCTAAGTTAGGGATCTTCCCTATGGTCTTTAACATTGGGGAACCTGTCATGTACGGGGTGCCAATCGTTCTTAACCCAATTATGTTCATCCCATTTGTCCTCAGCCCAGTGCTGATGGTAACAGTGGCTTATTTTGCGACAACGATGGGCTTGGTAGCACCGGTTACTCAGAACGTAACTTGGGTAATGCCACCTGTCCTCTATGGTTTCTTCGCAACAGCCTTTGACTGGCGGGCTATTGTCCTGTCCTTGATTAATATCGGGATTTCCACTGCCGTCTACTATCCATTCGTTAAGATTGCTGATAAACAACAGGAGATGGGCGCATGA
- a CDS encoding ABC transporter substrate-binding protein, protein MRRLVQGLVILVGVMAALWGIRHHLEQSLQTTAQGVERQPLYIFNWGDYIDPELITAFEEESNYRVIYETFDSNDAMEAKLKQGGTPYDLVFPSESIVARLKNQNLLKPLDYSRLEGTEHLTPWLLNHAFDPGNQYSLPYFWGTFGIMVNTEQVDPATIENWSDLWKPEFKNSILVLDGHRETLGMALQARGYSLNSQDPGELAIAGTYLKALAPNVRAVLTDEIKPLMRLGEAPIGMGYSGDAASVIADNPNIVYIVPKDGSAVWTDNFAIPSTSKNEAGAYAFINFMLRPENAAKNAEYVGYATPNESAKALLPQETLDNPAFNPPAEILQQLEHYEFLPADVIKEFNEQFLGFKMAL, encoded by the coding sequence GTGCGGCGTTTGGTACAAGGATTAGTAATTTTGGTAGGGGTAATGGCTGCTCTGTGGGGGATACGCCATCATTTGGAGCAGTCCCTTCAAACAACCGCCCAAGGGGTGGAACGTCAGCCCCTCTATATCTTTAACTGGGGGGATTATATTGACCCTGAACTGATTACTGCCTTCGAAGAAGAAAGCAATTATCGGGTTATCTACGAGACCTTTGATTCCAATGACGCTATGGAAGCCAAGCTTAAGCAAGGCGGAACACCCTATGATTTAGTCTTTCCTAGTGAGTCCATTGTTGCGCGTCTTAAAAACCAGAACTTACTTAAACCGCTAGATTATAGCCGCTTAGAAGGGACAGAGCACCTAACACCTTGGTTGCTCAACCATGCTTTTGATCCAGGTAACCAGTATAGCTTGCCTTATTTCTGGGGGACCTTTGGGATTATGGTGAATACAGAGCAAGTGGACCCAGCCACTATTGAGAATTGGTCGGATTTATGGAAACCAGAATTTAAGAATTCTATCCTAGTCCTAGATGGCCATCGCGAGACTCTGGGGATGGCCTTGCAGGCGCGCGGCTATTCGCTTAACAGCCAAGATCCAGGGGAGTTAGCCATTGCCGGCACCTACCTCAAGGCATTGGCTCCTAATGTTCGAGCAGTCTTGACCGATGAAATCAAACCACTCATGCGCCTAGGCGAAGCGCCGATTGGTATGGGTTATTCCGGCGATGCTGCCAGTGTCATAGCGGATAATCCTAATATTGTTTATATCGTGCCAAAAGACGGCTCGGCTGTATGGACAGATAATTTCGCTATTCCTAGCACCAGTAAAAATGAAGCAGGGGCCTATGCCTTCATTAATTTTATGCTACGACCAGAAAATGCCGCTAAAAACGCAGAATATGTAGGTTACGCCACGCCAAACGAGTCAGCCAAGGCTCTACTGCCTCAAGAGACGCTGGACAACCCCGCCTTCAATCCGCCTGCTGAGATCTTGCAACAACTCGAACATTACGAGTTCCTACCAGCGGATGTCATTAAGGAATTTAACGAACAATTCTTAGGCTTTAAGATGGCCTTATAG